A window from Zavarzinia compransoris encodes these proteins:
- a CDS encoding RrF2 family transcriptional regulator: MISQKAKYAFKALIFLSGRAEATVSIDDIAQSTGAPRKFLEHILLDLKAGGMVASRRGRNGGYGLAKPAGSISIGAVLRAIDGPIAPLSCISVNNYRRCDDCADEATCVVRPLFIDAYYVLLQVMDATTLADTLKPDRMRVKHVFSVL, encoded by the coding sequence ATGATCTCCCAGAAAGCCAAATATGCCTTCAAGGCCTTGATCTTTCTGTCCGGCCGGGCCGAGGCGACGGTTTCCATCGACGACATAGCCCAAAGCACCGGGGCGCCGCGCAAATTCCTCGAACATATCCTGCTCGACCTGAAGGCCGGCGGCATGGTCGCCAGCCGGCGCGGACGGAACGGCGGCTATGGCCTGGCAAAGCCGGCCGGCAGCATTTCGATCGGCGCCGTGCTGCGCGCCATCGACGGGCCGATCGCGCCCCTGTCGTGCATTTCCGTGAACAATTACCGCCGCTGCGACGATTGCGCGGACGAGGCGACCTGCGTCGTCCGCCCTTTGTTCATCGATGCCTATTATGTCCTGCTGCAAGTGATGGATGCGACCACGCTGGCCGATACCCTGAAGCCCGACCGCATGCGTGTTAAACATGTATTTAGTGTGTTATAA